A region from the Deinococcus sp. KSM4-11 genome encodes:
- a CDS encoding manganese-dependent inorganic pyrophosphatase — protein MLPVFGHLNPDTDAITSALVYARLLTRQGTEARAYRLGDLNFETPFVLREAGIDAPELLTLLPAGAAVALVDHNESSQSLPNLAELMVTHVVDHHKLGNLSTSQPPYLRFEPVGCTATLLLKLHREANLTVEPLDAKLMLSAILSDTLHFRSPTTTQDDREAVAFLAPIAGVNDVEAYALAMFAAKSDLGDTPAEQLLKMDYKVFPFGEPAQHWGLGVIETTNPAYVFGRQAELLAAMTAAKAQDGLDGVLLSVVDILNETNRMLVPDDAEAAVVRAAFGAQTQDHVADLGSRISRKKQIVPALEKHFAS, from the coding sequence ATGTTGCCTGTCTTCGGCCACCTGAATCCCGATACGGACGCGATCACGTCCGCGCTCGTCTACGCCCGCTTGCTGACCCGCCAGGGGACGGAGGCCCGCGCGTACCGACTGGGCGACCTGAACTTCGAGACGCCCTTCGTGTTGCGGGAAGCGGGTATAGATGCCCCCGAACTGCTCACGCTACTGCCTGCCGGCGCGGCGGTGGCGCTGGTCGATCACAACGAGTCCTCACAGTCCCTGCCGAATCTGGCTGAGCTGATGGTCACGCACGTCGTCGATCACCACAAGCTGGGCAACCTCAGCACGTCCCAGCCGCCCTACCTGCGATTCGAGCCGGTCGGCTGCACGGCCACCCTCCTGCTGAAGCTGCACCGAGAGGCGAACCTCACGGTGGAACCGCTCGACGCGAAGCTGATGCTGAGTGCGATCCTGAGCGACACCCTGCACTTCCGCAGTCCCACGACCACCCAGGACGACCGGGAGGCCGTGGCGTTCCTCGCGCCCATCGCGGGTGTGAACGACGTGGAGGCGTATGCGCTGGCGATGTTCGCCGCCAAGAGCGACCTGGGCGACACGCCCGCCGAGCAGCTCCTGAAGATGGATTACAAGGTCTTCCCGTTCGGCGAGCCCGCACAGCACTGGGGGCTGGGCGTGATCGAGACGACCAATCCCGCCTATGTGTTCGGGCGACAGGCCGAACTGCTGGCCGCCATGACCGCCGCCAAGGCGCAGGACGGTCTGGACGGAGTCCTGCTGAGCGTGGTGGACATCCTGAACGAGACCAACCGCATGCTGGTGCCCGACGATGCCGAGGCCGCCGTGGTGCGCGCGGCCTTTGGGGCACAGACGCAGGATCATGTGGCGGATCTGGGCAGCCGGATCAGCCGCAAGAAGCAGATCGTGCCCGCGCTGGAGAAGCACTTCGCGTCGTAA
- a CDS encoding helix-turn-helix domain-containing protein codes for MKLHERLRELRSERGLRLKDVAETAGISVPYLSDLERGRTNPSLETLQTLAGAYVITVHDLLEGVEFYGASTEGALPKGLADLVADATLGPQITPDWVRTLSRIELRGKRPRDKQDWYEIYLHLKRILN; via the coding sequence ATGAAATTGCACGAACGACTCCGCGAACTCCGTAGCGAACGCGGGCTGCGGCTCAAAGACGTCGCCGAGACCGCCGGGATCAGCGTCCCGTACCTCAGCGACCTCGAACGTGGCCGCACCAACCCCAGCCTGGAAACCCTCCAGACCCTCGCCGGGGCCTACGTCATCACGGTGCACGACCTGCTCGAAGGCGTCGAGTTCTACGGCGCGAGCACCGAGGGCGCCCTGCCCAAGGGACTGGCCGACCTGGTGGCCGACGCCACGCTCGGGCCGCAGATCACGCCCGACTGGGTTCGCACCCTGTCGCGCATTGAACTGCGCGGCAAGCGCCCTCGCGACAAGCAGGACTGGTACGAGATCTACCTGCATCTGAAACGCATCCTGAACTGA
- a CDS encoding folylpolyglutamate synthase/dihydrofolate synthase family protein, translating into MTLGDDLSWLFAQQRFGVRPGLERVRALLARLGEPQDAYRVILVGGTNGKGSTAATLAAMLRASGLYVGLFTSPHLTRFTERFLVDGAELPEAVVQEALARLRPVAVELEATFFEIVTALGVLLFAEAGVQVAVMEVGLGGRLDATNALNPELSVVTNVALDHTEILGKTREAIATEKAGILRAGRPAVTGVDMTLLPTLLQRGADVWAFGWHFGAQVQPLGWAGSDVTVSTPRQTLVFRTPLLGEHGARNAALAAVAAFRLGVSPDAIRQGAAATVWPGRLEVVSWRGGRVLLDGAHNPAGAEALAAALRALGVDRLPIVFGAAGDKDVSGVAAALHPLAAQVILTRAVLSPRAADPATLAPLFPGVSVTLTDSPQQALAVLAELHAPLALVCGSLYLIGEVRPLLLNEAGEARERWQ; encoded by the coding sequence ATGACCCTTGGCGATGACCTGTCCTGGCTGTTCGCGCAGCAACGCTTTGGTGTGCGGCCCGGCCTGGAGCGTGTACGTGCCCTGCTGGCCCGGCTGGGTGAGCCGCAGGACGCGTACCGCGTCATTCTTGTGGGTGGAACGAACGGCAAGGGCAGCACCGCCGCGACCCTGGCCGCCATGCTGCGGGCCAGCGGCCTGTACGTGGGCCTGTTCACCAGTCCGCACCTGACGCGCTTCACCGAGCGCTTCCTGGTCGACGGCGCGGAGCTTCCGGAAGCGGTCGTGCAGGAGGCCCTGGCCCGGCTGCGTCCGGTGGCTGTGGAGCTGGAGGCGACCTTCTTCGAGATCGTGACGGCCCTGGGGGTGCTGCTGTTCGCGGAGGCTGGGGTGCAGGTGGCCGTCATGGAGGTCGGCCTGGGCGGTCGCCTGGACGCCACGAACGCCCTGAATCCTGAACTGAGCGTGGTCACAAACGTCGCCCTCGACCATACCGAGATCCTGGGGAAGACCCGCGAGGCCATCGCGACCGAGAAGGCCGGCATCCTGCGTGCCGGGCGGCCCGCCGTGACGGGAGTAGACATGACCCTGCTGCCGACCCTGCTGCAACGCGGCGCGGACGTCTGGGCGTTCGGCTGGCACTTCGGCGCGCAGGTGCAGCCTCTGGGCTGGGCGGGCTCCGACGTGACCGTCAGCACGCCCCGACAGACGCTGGTGTTCCGCACGCCGCTGCTGGGCGAGCATGGAGCGCGGAATGCGGCGCTGGCCGCTGTGGCGGCCTTTCGCCTGGGTGTGAGTCCGGACGCGATCCGCCAGGGCGCGGCGGCGACGGTCTGGCCGGGCCGCCTGGAGGTCGTGTCCTGGCGTGGTGGGCGCGTGCTGCTCGACGGCGCGCACAACCCGGCCGGCGCCGAGGCCCTGGCCGCTGCCCTGCGGGCGCTGGGCGTGGATCGACTGCCCATCGTCTTCGGTGCAGCGGGCGACAAGGACGTGAGCGGCGTGGCGGCGGCCCTGCATCCTCTGGCCGCGCAGGTCATCCTGACGCGCGCGGTGCTCAGCCCACGCGCGGCCGATCCGGCGACGCTGGCGCCGCTGTTCCCCGGCGTGTCAGTCACGCTGACCGACTCGCCGCAGCAGGCTCTGGCTGTCCTGGCCGAGCTGCACGCCCCCCTGGCCCTGGTGTGCGGCAGCCTGTATCTGATCGGCGAGGTGCGGCCCCTGCTCCTCAATGAGGCGGGCGAGGCGCGGGAGCGCTGGCAGTAG
- a CDS encoding S-layer homology domain-containing protein, which yields MKKSLLILTAALSFGMASAQTEAPASAPQVPNLTDVPAGHWAKDAIDKLVSRGIILGYPDGTYRGTQNLTRYEAAVIIARLLDQIRTGETPASSIDADTLAALQNAIQELAADLAALGVRVSDLEDNAVSKDDFTRLENRVEEVAASQGDAEALANLQSQIDELTSRADDYDTLRADVDDNASSIAALNDLTVLLNQDILNLQDRVSAVEAAQADLVQRADFDALSGRVGTVETKVTSLDNRVTQLEKYAFSIKPSLSATYYVARSSRDMDFDRLLPGTVFSTGDDGDADTSDAPRDYADMTGSAVAVGDTTANHAPAASNFYGFSTEAIVDTNGDGVPDTITGPAVNVEGSTSIDFSIDFTNSGKLNSTKSGVTGAYVPSAGALNVNAVDISFGIKAGLPSNDYISAADYANYPDVYDSNSGITYRPLFFYFNNATAYFTIGNAPVTVRFGQALKFHFSDYIGDNDTTGRGDGFIVDVDGSTVPVIGAFKPTLEFVYGSKGGANGDYQYYRGVRATITPFGNLKAGINVLNEGLDYSGFALGAAGPTDITDFGADLHGTLGGFQLDSEYAQSRITDAGVTSNERAFYAKTSGSLGPIKIYGLNYRTISAGYDKTAGIMEADPTDTDNGSTAPYAADQAGFGIKVGATLGPVSVGVYNDNQTAYGVSPFATANGEPTAIVERGAGAKVSLFNLVTVRAAYGEYLAGSNAGLGAPYDGEQGARYSVRADVTPGLGIGIGVYYRNLTINGAKAQDDAGLFSNGKYNSYFPLTSNDFTDQSGCGDQHPGIKSTDTDGVGRALTFTQNSFADSYCYSEYGVDLTHNGKDANALVKDLSFRVGYAGRYRNYTGTYSNSFIFGDVLYGKKLGAFQVDVKGAFGVSRYTDDERNGTGAAGIDVTAANGAANSTSFAAGLKVASDPLDIIFKPSFEGQLGYYSRSYDYGAAADAAHTDYTATGLKYVVGVKLNDFLMPNTKLAVYYAGYRGQNRVYQPYAYTTNVVNGGSDLAGRFADANTGAIVSQSLLYVEGNYYDLSVGYGAGKLSLRDAAGTPIVPDAAGSVFKINYKVTF from the coding sequence ATGAAGAAAAGCCTGCTCATTCTCACCGCTGCACTGTCGTTCGGCATGGCGTCCGCCCAGACGGAAGCGCCTGCCAGCGCGCCCCAAGTGCCCAACCTGACCGACGTTCCCGCCGGTCACTGGGCCAAGGACGCGATCGACAAGCTCGTCAGCCGCGGCATCATCCTGGGCTACCCCGACGGTACGTACCGCGGCACCCAGAACCTGACGCGCTACGAAGCGGCCGTCATCATCGCCCGCCTGTTGGATCAGATCCGCACGGGCGAAACCCCGGCCAGCAGCATCGACGCCGACACCCTGGCCGCGCTGCAGAACGCCATCCAGGAACTCGCCGCCGACCTCGCCGCCCTGGGCGTGCGTGTCAGCGACCTGGAAGACAACGCCGTCAGCAAGGACGACTTCACCCGCCTGGAAAACCGCGTCGAGGAAGTCGCCGCGAGCCAGGGCGACGCCGAAGCCCTCGCCAACCTGCAGTCCCAGATCGACGAGCTGACCTCCCGCGCCGACGACTACGACACCCTGCGTGCCGACGTCGACGACAACGCCAGCTCCATCGCCGCCCTGAACGACCTCACCGTGCTGCTGAACCAGGACATCCTGAACCTGCAGGATCGCGTGAGCGCCGTTGAAGCCGCCCAGGCCGACCTAGTGCAGCGCGCCGACTTCGACGCCCTGTCCGGCCGCGTGGGCACCGTGGAAACCAAGGTCACGAGCCTTGACAACCGCGTCACGCAGCTCGAGAAGTACGCCTTCTCCATCAAGCCCAGCCTGAGTGCCACGTACTATGTGGCCCGCAGCAGCCGCGACATGGACTTCGACCGTCTGCTCCCCGGCACCGTGTTCAGCACGGGTGACGACGGCGACGCCGACACCAGCGACGCGCCCCGCGACTACGCCGACATGACCGGCAGCGCCGTGGCCGTGGGCGACACCACCGCCAACCACGCGCCCGCCGCGAGCAACTTCTACGGCTTCAGTACTGAAGCGATCGTCGACACCAACGGTGACGGCGTGCCCGACACCATCACCGGCCCCGCCGTGAACGTCGAAGGCTCCACCAGCATCGACTTCAGCATCGACTTCACCAACAGCGGGAAGCTCAACAGCACCAAGAGCGGCGTGACCGGGGCCTACGTGCCCAGCGCCGGTGCCCTGAACGTGAACGCGGTGGACATCAGCTTCGGCATCAAGGCCGGTCTGCCCAGCAACGATTACATCAGCGCGGCCGACTACGCCAACTACCCGGATGTCTACGACTCCAACAGCGGCATCACCTACCGCCCCCTGTTCTTCTACTTCAACAACGCGACCGCCTACTTCACTATCGGCAACGCGCCCGTCACGGTCCGCTTTGGCCAGGCCCTGAAGTTCCACTTCTCCGATTACATCGGTGACAACGACACTACCGGTCGCGGCGACGGCTTCATCGTCGACGTCGACGGCAGCACCGTGCCCGTGATCGGCGCCTTCAAGCCCACGCTGGAGTTCGTGTACGGCAGCAAGGGCGGGGCGAACGGCGATTACCAGTACTACCGCGGTGTGCGTGCCACCATCACCCCCTTCGGTAACCTGAAGGCTGGCATCAATGTGCTCAACGAGGGCCTCGACTACTCTGGCTTCGCCCTGGGTGCTGCTGGCCCCACCGACATCACAGACTTCGGCGCTGACCTGCACGGCACGCTCGGCGGCTTCCAGCTCGACAGCGAATACGCCCAGAGCCGCATCACCGACGCGGGTGTGACCAGCAATGAGCGCGCCTTCTATGCTAAGACCTCAGGCAGCCTCGGCCCGATCAAGATCTACGGCCTGAACTACCGCACCATCAGCGCGGGCTACGACAAGACCGCCGGCATCATGGAAGCGGATCCCACCGATACCGACAACGGCAGCACTGCGCCCTACGCGGCGGATCAGGCTGGCTTCGGCATCAAGGTTGGTGCGACCCTGGGCCCCGTGTCGGTCGGCGTCTACAACGACAACCAGACTGCCTACGGCGTCAGCCCCTTCGCGACCGCCAATGGTGAACCCACGGCCATCGTGGAACGTGGTGCGGGTGCTAAGGTCAGCCTGTTCAACCTGGTGACTGTGCGCGCCGCCTACGGCGAGTACCTGGCGGGCAGCAATGCTGGCCTGGGCGCTCCTTACGACGGTGAACAGGGCGCACGTTACTCCGTCCGTGCGGACGTCACGCCTGGCCTGGGGATCGGCATCGGCGTGTACTACCGCAACTTGACCATCAATGGTGCCAAGGCTCAGGACGATGCTGGCCTGTTCTCCAACGGCAAGTACAACAGCTACTTCCCCCTGACCAGCAACGACTTCACGGATCAGAGCGGCTGTGGCGACCAGCACCCCGGTATCAAGAGCACCGATACCGACGGCGTAGGACGCGCCCTGACCTTCACGCAGAATAGCTTCGCGGACTCGTACTGCTACAGCGAGTACGGTGTGGATCTGACCCACAACGGCAAGGACGCCAATGCCCTGGTCAAGGATCTGTCCTTCCGCGTCGGTTACGCGGGCCGTTACCGTAATTACACTGGTACCTACTCCAACAGCTTCATCTTTGGTGACGTGCTGTACGGCAAGAAGCTCGGTGCCTTCCAGGTCGACGTTAAGGGTGCCTTCGGTGTAAGCCGCTACACCGACGATGAACGAAACGGTACTGGTGCTGCCGGGATTGATGTCACTGCAGCCAACGGCGCAGCGAACAGCACATCTTTCGCTGCCGGCCTGAAGGTCGCGTCCGATCCGCTGGACATCATCTTTAAGCCCAGCTTCGAAGGTCAGCTCGGCTACTACAGCCGGAGCTATGACTACGGCGCTGCTGCTGATGCCGCGCATACCGACTACACGGCGACCGGCCTGAAGTACGTGGTGGGCGTCAAGCTCAACGACTTCCTGATGCCCAACACCAAGCTGGCCGTGTACTACGCCGGCTACCGTGGCCAGAACCGCGTGTACCAGCCCTACGCCTACACGACCAACGTCGTCAACGGGGGCAGTGACCTCGCGGGCCGTTTCGCCGATGCCAACACCGGCGCGATTGTCAGCCAGTCGCTGCTGTACGTGGAAGGCAACTACTACGACCTGTCCGTCGGCTACGGTGCGGGCAAGCTGTCGCTGCGCGACGCCGCTGGCACGCCCATCGTTCCGGACGCTGCGGGCTCCGTCTTCAAGATCAACTACAAGGTCACCTTCTAA
- a CDS encoding RidA family protein — MARDIVFTTRAALPPPTYSQAVRAAGLVFVSGTAPTDPGTGALKGTTIQEQTRQCLTNIQAILKEAGSSLDKVVSVTVVLADEDDFAGMNEEWLRWFPVDPPARQGAKLPVRVPGLKVSIAAIAEA, encoded by the coding sequence ATGGCCCGTGACATCGTCTTCACCACCAGAGCGGCGCTGCCGCCGCCGACCTACAGCCAGGCGGTCAGGGCGGCCGGCCTGGTGTTCGTTTCCGGCACCGCGCCCACGGATCCTGGAACCGGTGCTCTTAAGGGCACCACCATCCAGGAGCAGACCCGGCAGTGTCTGACCAACATCCAGGCCATCCTGAAGGAGGCCGGCAGTTCCCTGGACAAGGTCGTCAGTGTGACGGTCGTCCTTGCGGACGAGGACGATTTTGCCGGCATGAACGAGGAGTGGCTGCGGTGGTTCCCCGTGGATCCGCCGGCCCGGCAGGGGGCCAAGTTGCCAGTGCGTGTTCCTGGCCTGAAGGTCTCCATTGCGGCCATTGCTGAAGCTTGA
- the tig gene encoding trigger factor — MAELMSRDGNKVEFKVSVPAAEVNRAYDQVWAGLSRDVRVPGFRPGKAPRKVIEGRVGKGYVEQEVRDRLLQTHYTQAARELKLSLVDATIDPQPLASGQAFEFKVSGETYPEVKLSDWSAAELTSTSPEITDEVLERTLSDLQERNATFDSVDRPIEATDQVTIEEQGEDGGTYPVYLDVAEPHVREALLGKAKGDTVEITVPAHQHGDHEHPEHTVTVKIMDVKTKQLQELGDDFAKSLNFESMDRLRTDLRDELQRRAAQEGDSARREEFINHLVDGMQVTIPQALLDRRREAMLEEIQDDLGRQGVKWGEYEAFMKEQNKLDDFMADLAKNAESRVKRDLALEQLAEDLKVQVSDSEFNQTMTLLAQSNNLTPQALQKQLGPNGINSYYTSLVREKGLQQALGQLGKGARDAAAPAADEAKPAEAEETPAEDTKTEE; from the coding sequence GTGGCAGAGCTGATGAGCAGGGATGGCAATAAGGTGGAATTCAAGGTTTCGGTGCCGGCCGCCGAAGTGAACCGGGCCTACGATCAGGTGTGGGCGGGCCTCTCGCGTGACGTGCGCGTGCCCGGCTTCCGCCCCGGCAAGGCTCCCCGCAAGGTCATCGAGGGCCGCGTCGGGAAGGGCTACGTCGAGCAGGAAGTCCGTGACCGCCTGCTGCAGACCCACTACACCCAGGCGGCACGCGAGCTGAAGCTCAGCCTGGTGGACGCCACCATCGACCCGCAGCCCCTCGCGAGCGGTCAGGCCTTCGAGTTCAAGGTCAGTGGCGAAACCTACCCCGAGGTCAAACTCAGTGACTGGAGCGCGGCCGAGCTGACCTCGACCTCGCCCGAGATCACCGACGAGGTGCTGGAACGCACCCTCAGCGACCTTCAGGAACGCAACGCCACCTTCGACAGCGTCGACCGGCCCATCGAGGCCACCGACCAGGTCACCATCGAGGAACAGGGCGAGGATGGCGGCACGTACCCCGTGTACCTCGACGTCGCGGAACCCCATGTCCGTGAGGCTCTGCTGGGCAAGGCCAAGGGCGACACCGTGGAGATCACCGTGCCCGCGCACCAGCACGGCGACCACGAGCACCCCGAGCACACCGTGACCGTGAAGATCATGGATGTCAAGACCAAGCAGCTTCAGGAACTCGGCGACGACTTTGCCAAGAGCCTGAACTTCGAGTCCATGGATCGCCTGCGCACCGACCTGCGGGACGAACTGCAGCGCCGCGCCGCGCAGGAAGGCGACAGCGCCCGCCGCGAGGAATTCATCAACCACCTCGTCGACGGCATGCAGGTCACCATTCCGCAGGCGCTGCTCGACCGCCGCCGCGAGGCCATGCTGGAGGAAATCCAGGACGACCTGGGTCGCCAGGGCGTGAAGTGGGGCGAGTACGAGGCCTTCATGAAGGAGCAGAACAAGCTCGACGACTTCATGGCGGATCTCGCCAAGAACGCCGAATCCCGCGTGAAGCGCGATCTGGCCCTGGAACAGCTGGCCGAGGATCTGAAAGTGCAGGTCAGTGACAGTGAGTTCAACCAGACCATGACCCTGCTGGCCCAGTCGAACAACCTGACGCCGCAGGCCCTGCAAAAGCAGCTCGGGCCGAACGGCATCAACTCTTACTACACCAGCCTGGTGCGCGAGAAGGGCCTCCAGCAGGCGCTGGGGCAGCTCGGCAAGGGCGCCCGGGACGCGGCGGCGCCCGCCGCCGATGAAGCCAAGCCAGCCGAAGCTGAGGAAACCCCGGCCGAAGACACCAAGACCGAAGAGTAA
- a CDS encoding carboxypeptidase M32 yields the protein MTDTSMQGLRRRLAQISDLHSAASLLSWEQETMMPPEAARVRGLQLSTLAGLAHEQFTDAQTGELLTAAQPSGEVEEAIVRVARRDHAKATRLPTAFIEEKTRAQNEAHHAWLEARQHSDFKTFAPHLRTMIDLARREADLLGFEEHPYDALLDAYEPGMRAAQVRAVFDDLRDRTLPLVRRITAAGDAADYTVLTRPFPHEAQKAFAWDIAGRAFGLSSKFARQDESAHPFQSNFSRSDLRITTRVQDYWPTCCFGTWHETGHAMYERGVSERWERTPVSRGASLGVHESQSRMFENLLGRSLPFWERYFPDLEKAAPQVTAGLDARSLYRAVNRVQPSLIRVEADEVTYNFHTLLRFELELALLEGTLAVNDLPGAWNAKMQEYLGLTPPDDAQGVLQDIHWSAGLIGYFPTYTLGNLLSVQLLEAAQGDPAVAAGVAQAEYGPLLAWLTEHVHQYGRSLTPGELTERATGRPLSADPYVAYLHAKYEDIYGLTSAKE from the coding sequence ATGACCGACACGTCCATGCAGGGCCTGCGCCGCCGCCTGGCCCAGATCAGCGACCTCCACTCGGCCGCCAGCCTGCTGTCCTGGGAACAGGAAACGATGATGCCTCCCGAAGCGGCCCGCGTGCGGGGGCTGCAACTCTCCACGCTGGCGGGCCTCGCGCACGAACAGTTCACCGACGCGCAGACCGGCGAGCTGCTGACGGCGGCGCAGCCGTCCGGTGAGGTCGAGGAGGCCATCGTCCGGGTGGCCCGCCGCGACCACGCCAAGGCCACACGGTTGCCGACCGCGTTCATCGAGGAAAAGACCCGCGCCCAGAACGAGGCGCACCATGCCTGGCTGGAGGCGCGGCAGCACAGCGACTTCAAGACCTTCGCCCCGCACCTGCGCACCATGATCGACCTTGCCCGCCGCGAGGCAGACCTGCTGGGCTTCGAGGAACACCCGTACGACGCGCTGCTGGATGCCTACGAGCCCGGCATGCGGGCTGCGCAGGTTCGCGCCGTGTTCGACGACCTGCGCGACCGGACGCTGCCCCTGGTGCGGCGCATCACGGCGGCCGGGGACGCGGCGGATTACACGGTGCTCACGCGGCCCTTCCCGCACGAGGCGCAGAAAGCCTTCGCATGGGACATCGCCGGCCGTGCCTTTGGCCTGAGCAGCAAGTTCGCCCGGCAGGACGAGAGCGCGCACCCGTTCCAGTCGAACTTCAGCCGCAGCGACCTGCGCATCACGACCCGCGTGCAGGACTACTGGCCCACCTGCTGTTTCGGCACGTGGCATGAAACCGGGCACGCCATGTACGAGCGCGGTGTGTCCGAGCGCTGGGAGCGCACGCCCGTGTCGCGCGGCGCGAGCCTGGGCGTCCACGAGAGCCAGTCGCGGATGTTCGAGAACCTGCTGGGTCGCAGCCTGCCCTTCTGGGAACGCTACTTTCCTGACCTGGAAAAAGCTGCGCCGCAGGTCACCGCCGGTCTGGACGCCCGGAGCCTGTACCGCGCGGTGAACCGCGTGCAGCCCAGCCTGATCCGTGTGGAGGCCGACGAGGTCACGTACAACTTCCACACGCTGCTGCGCTTCGAGCTGGAACTCGCGCTGCTGGAAGGCACGCTGGCCGTGAACGACCTGCCCGGAGCGTGGAACGCGAAGATGCAGGAGTACCTGGGCCTGACGCCGCCGGACGACGCGCAGGGTGTCTTACAGGACATCCACTGGTCGGCGGGTCTGATCGGGTACTTCCCCACCTACACGCTGGGCAACCTCCTGAGCGTGCAACTGCTGGAGGCCGCGCAAGGTGACCCGGCGGTCGCGGCGGGCGTCGCACAGGCCGAATACGGCCCCCTGCTGGCGTGGCTCACCGAGCATGTCCACCAGTACGGCCGCAGCCTGACTCCCGGCGAACTGACCGAGCGGGCCACCGGCCGTCCCCTCAGCGCCGATCCCTACGTGGCGTACCTGCATGCGAAATACGAGGACATCTACGGCCTGACGTCGGCGAAGGAGTAA